The following are from one region of the Nicotiana tomentosiformis chromosome 7, ASM39032v3, whole genome shotgun sequence genome:
- the LOC138896109 gene encoding uncharacterized protein, translating into MAEELKKLTGRVQSVECGKGVEGLNYENLCVQPDVEVSEGYKPPRFEMFDGTSDPKVHLRTYCDKLVGVGKNEQICMKLFMRSLTGDALSWYISQNPKKRASWVSMESDFMDRFMFNTENVSNVFYIQNLKKNPSETFHEYATRWRLEAAKVRPPLEEEQMNKFFVRAQDLHYYERLMVIENYIFSDIIKLGEWI; encoded by the coding sequence ATggcagaagaactcaagaaactgACAGGGAGAGTCCAGAGTGTTGAATGTGGGAAGGGTGTTGAAGGTTTAAACTATGAAAATTTGTGTGTCCAGCCAGATGTAGAAGTgtcagagggttacaaacctcccaggTTTGAGATGTTTGATGGAACTAGTGATCCAAAGGTGCATCTGAGAACTTACtgcgacaagcttgtaggagtgggtaagaatgaacaaatctgcatgaaactgttcatgcgaagTCTTACAGGAGATGCCttatcttggtatatcagtcagaaTCCAAAGAAGAGGGCTAGTTGGGTGAGTATGGAatcagatttcatggacagaTTCATGTTCAATACAGAGAATGTGTCAAACGTTTTctatattcaaaacctcaagaagaatccgtcagaaaccttccacgaatatgctactcgttggagattAGAGGCCGCCAAGGTGAGGCcgccacttgaagaagaacaaatgaacaagttctttgttagagctcaagatctGCATTACTATGAAAGGCTGATGGTTATCGAGAATTACATAttctcagacatcatcaagttaggagaatggatataa